The following are from one region of the Escherichia sp. E4742 genome:
- the mepS gene encoding bifunctional murein DD-endopeptidase/murein LD-carboxypeptidase, with translation MVKSQPILRYILRGIPAIAVAVLLSACSANNTAKNMHPETRAVGSETSSLQASQDEFENLVRNVDVKSRIMDQYADWKGVRYRLGGSTKKGIDCSGFVQRTFREQFGLELPRSTYEQQEMGKSVSRSNLRTGDLVLFRAGSTGRHVGIYIGNNQFVHASTSSGVIISSMNEPYWKKRYNEARRVLSRS, from the coding sequence ATGGTCAAATCTCAACCGATTTTGAGATATATCTTGCGCGGGATTCCCGCGATTGCAGTAGCGGTTCTGCTTTCTGCATGTAGTGCAAATAACACCGCAAAGAATATGCATCCTGAGACACGTGCAGTGGGTAGTGAAACATCATCACTGCAAGCTTCTCAGGATGAATTTGAAAATCTGGTTCGTAATGTCGACGTAAAATCGCGAATTATGGATCAGTATGCTGACTGGAAAGGCGTACGTTATCGTCTGGGTGGCAGCACTAAAAAAGGTATCGATTGTTCTGGTTTCGTACAGCGTACATTCCGCGAACAATTTGGCTTAGAACTTCCTCGTTCAACTTATGAACAGCAGGAAATGGGCAAGTCAGTTTCCCGCAGTAATTTGCGTACAGGTGACTTAGTTCTGTTCCGTGCCGGTTCAACTGGACGCCATGTCGGTATTTATATCGGCAACAATCAGTTCGTTCATGCTTCCACCAGCAGTGGTGTTATTATTTCCAGCATGAATGAGCCGTACTGGAAAAAGCGTTACAACGAAGCACGTCGGGTTCTTAGCCGCAGCTAA
- a CDS encoding cyclic di-GMP phosphodiesterase, with protein sequence MFIRAPSSGRKILLTCIIAGVMIAILVSCLQFLVAWHKHEVKYDTLITDVQKYLDTYFADLKLTTDRLQPLTLDTCQQANPELTARAAFSMNVRTFVLVKDKKSFCSSATGEMDIPLNELIPALDINKDVDMAMLPGTPMVPNKPTIVIWYRNPLLKNSGVFAALNLHLTPYLLYSSRQQDFDGIALIIGDTVLSTFSSHLMNVRELSGKPVRETKITGIPLTVRLYADDWTWNDVWYAFLLGGMSGTVVGLLCYYLMSVRMRPGREIMAAIKREQFYLVYQPVVDTQTLRVTGLEVLLRWRHPVAGEIPPDAFIQYAESQKMIVPLTQHLFELIAHDAAELQNVLPVGIKFGINIAPDHLHSESFKADIHRLLASLPAHHFQIVLEITERDMLKEHEATKLFAWLHSVGVEIAIDDFGTGHSALIYLERFTLEYLKIDRGFINAIGTETVTSPVLDAVLMLAKRLNMLTVAEGVETPEQARWLRERGVNFLQGYWISRPLPIDDFVRWLEKPHTPQW encoded by the coding sequence ATGTTCATACGAGCTCCCTCTTCCGGACGTAAAATCCTGCTTACCTGCATTATTGCGGGCGTGATGATTGCAATACTGGTCAGCTGTCTTCAGTTTTTGGTTGCCTGGCATAAACACGAAGTCAAATACGACACACTGATTACCGACGTACAAAAGTATCTCGATACCTACTTCGCCGACCTGAAATTAACCACTGACCGCCTACAGCCGCTCACCTTAGATACCTGTCAGCAGGCTAACCCTGAACTGACTGCCCGCGCGGCGTTTAGCATGAATGTTCGCACATTTGTGCTGGTGAAGGATAAAAAGAGCTTTTGTTCATCAGCGACGGGGGAGATGGATATACCGCTCAATGAGTTGATCCCGGCGCTCGATATTAACAAAGACGTCGATATGGCGATGTTGCCTGGCACGCCAATGGTGCCCAACAAACCCACTATCGTCATCTGGTATCGCAACCCTTTATTGAAAAATAGCGGCGTTTTTGCAGCATTAAACCTGCACCTGACGCCATATCTTCTCTATAGCTCTCGTCAGCAAGATTTCGACGGAATCGCACTCATTATTGGCGATACCGTGCTTTCGACATTTTCGTCGCATTTGATGAACGTCCGTGAGTTATCCGGCAAACCAGTACGCGAAACCAAAATAACAGGCATTCCGCTGACTGTGCGTCTTTATGCTGATGACTGGACATGGAACGATGTGTGGTATGCGTTTTTACTGGGCGGTATGAGTGGAACTGTCGTTGGCCTGCTCTGCTATTACCTGATGAGTGTGCGTATGCGCCCTGGCAGAGAAATTATGGCTGCCATCAAACGTGAGCAATTTTACCTGGTGTATCAGCCGGTGGTTGATACACAAACGCTGCGGGTCACGGGCCTGGAAGTGCTGCTACGCTGGCGTCACCCTGTAGCAGGTGAAATCCCGCCGGATGCCTTCATTCAATATGCCGAATCGCAAAAGATGATCGTGCCGCTGACCCAGCATCTGTTTGAGCTTATAGCCCATGATGCAGCTGAATTACAAAACGTACTGCCGGTGGGCATAAAGTTTGGCATTAATATCGCACCGGACCATCTGCACAGCGAGAGCTTTAAAGCGGATATACATCGGCTGCTCGCCTCCCTACCCGCGCACCATTTCCAGATTGTACTGGAGATAACCGAGCGCGATATGCTGAAAGAGCATGAGGCCACAAAACTGTTCGCCTGGCTGCACTCTGTCGGCGTGGAAATTGCTATTGATGACTTCGGCACCGGACACAGCGCGCTTATCTATCTGGAACGCTTCACGCTCGAGTATCTGAAAATTGACCGTGGGTTTATCAATGCTATAGGTACGGAAACGGTCACATCTCCGGTGCTTGACGCGGTGCTCATGCTGGCGAAACGTCTCAATATGCTGACGGTTGCTGAAGGTGTCGAAACACCGGAACAGGCGCGCTGGCTACGTGAGCGCGGTGTTAATTTCCTGCAAGGCTATTGGATTAGCCGCCCCTTACCGATAGATGATTTTGTCCGCTGGCTGGAGAAACCGCATACGCCGCAGTGGTAA
- the yejF gene encoding microcin C ABC transporter ATP-binding protein YejF: MTQTLLAIENLSVGFRHQQTVRTVVNDVSLHIEAGETLALVGESGSGKSVTALSILRLLPSPPVEYLSGDIRFHGESLLHANEQTLRGVRGNKIAMIFQEPMVSLNPLHTLEKQLYEVLSLHRGMRREAARGEILNCLDRVGIRQAAKRLTDYPHQLSGGERQRVMIAMALLTRPELLIADEPTTALDVSVQAQILQLLRELQGELNMGMLFITHNLSIVRKLAHRVAVMQNGRCVEQNNAVTLFASPEHPYTQKLLNSEPSGDPVPLPEPASTLLDVEQLQVAFPIRKGILKRVVDHNVVVKSVSFTLRAGETLGLVGESGSGKSTTGLAILRLINSQGSIVFDGQPLQNLNRRQLLPIRHRIQVVFQDPNSSLNPRLNVLQIIEEGLRVHQPTLSAVQREEQVIAVMHEVGLDPETRHRYPAEFSGGQRQRIAIARALILKPSLIILDEPTSSLDKTVQAQILTLLKSLQQKHQLAYLFISHDLHVVRALCHQVIVLRQGEVVEQGPCARVFAAPQQEYTRQLLALS; encoded by the coding sequence ATGACGCAAACTCTGTTAGCGATTGAAAATTTGTCGGTGGGTTTCCGCCATCAGCAAACTGTTCGTACCGTAGTGAATGATGTTTCACTACACATTGAGGCTGGCGAAACGCTGGCGCTGGTGGGTGAGTCAGGTTCTGGCAAAAGCGTTACCGCGCTGTCAATTTTACGTCTGCTCCCTTCCCCGCCGGTTGAATATCTCTCTGGCGATATCCGTTTTCATGGAGAATCGCTGCTTCATGCCAACGAGCAAACATTGCGTGGCGTGCGGGGAAATAAGATTGCTATGATTTTCCAGGAGCCGATGGTGTCATTAAATCCATTGCATACCCTGGAAAAACAGCTTTATGAAGTGCTTTCACTCCACCGCGGAATGCGTCGGGAAGCGGCGCGTGGCGAAATTCTTAACTGCCTTGATCGCGTCGGTATCCGTCAGGCGGCAAAACGGCTGACAGATTACCCGCATCAGCTCTCCGGCGGCGAACGCCAGCGGGTGATGATTGCGATGGCGCTGTTAACGCGACCAGAATTATTAATTGCCGATGAACCAACCACCGCTCTGGACGTCTCTGTCCAGGCGCAGATTTTGCAGCTTTTGCGCGAACTGCAAGGCGAGCTGAATATGGGCATGCTGTTTATTACTCATAACCTCAGCATTGTCAGAAAACTGGCCCACCGTGTGGCGGTAATGCAAAACGGTCGCTGTGTGGAGCAAAATAACGCCGTTACGCTCTTTGCCTCCCCTGAACATCCTTATACGCAAAAGCTACTCAACAGCGAACCGTCAGGCGACCCGGTGCCGTTGCCAGAACCGGCCTCAACGTTGCTTGATGTTGAACAGCTTCAGGTCGCCTTCCCCATTCGCAAAGGGATCCTGAAGCGCGTCGTCGATCATAACGTGGTGGTGAAAAGCGTCAGTTTTACGCTACGGGCGGGTGAAACGCTGGGTTTAGTAGGCGAGTCCGGTTCCGGCAAAAGCACAACGGGGCTGGCGATACTGCGGTTGATTAACTCTCAGGGCAGCATCGTCTTTGACGGTCAGCCATTGCAAAATTTAAATCGCCGCCAGCTGTTACCTATTCGCCATCGCATTCAGGTGGTATTTCAGGATCCAAACTCCTCGCTCAACCCACGACTCAACGTGTTGCAGATTATTGAGGAAGGCTTACGGGTTCACCAGCCGACGCTCTCTGCCGTGCAACGCGAAGAACAAGTGATAGCCGTGATGCATGAAGTGGGGTTAGATCCTGAAACGCGCCACCGTTATCCGGCGGAGTTCTCGGGTGGTCAGCGGCAACGTATTGCGATTGCCAGGGCATTGATTCTTAAGCCTTCGCTGATCATACTTGATGAACCTACATCATCGCTCGACAAAACGGTACAGGCGCAAATATTGACGCTATTGAAATCATTGCAACAAAAGCATCAACTGGCCTATTTGTTTATCAGCCATGATTTGCACGTTGTCCGCGCGTTGTGTCATCAGGTTATCGTGCTGCGACAGGGAGAAGTGGTGGAACAAGGGCCGTGCGCGCGCGTGTTTGCCGCACCGCAGCAGGAGTATACGCGTCAGCTACTGGCGTTGAGCTGA
- a CDS encoding extracellular solute-binding protein encodes MIVRILLLFITLFTFGAQAQAIKESYAFAVLGEPRYAFNFNHFDYVNPAAPKGGQITLSSIGTFDNFNRYALRGNPGARTEQLYDTLFTTSDDEPGSYYPLIAESARYADDYSWVEVAINPRARFHDGSPITARDVEFTFQKFMTEGVPQFRLVYKGTTVKAIAPLTVRIELAKPGKEDMLSLFSLPVFPEKYWKDHKLSDPLSTPPLASGPYRITSWKMGQNIVYSRVKDYWAADLPVNRGRWNFDTIRYDYYLDDNVAFEAFKAGAFDLRMENDAKNWATRYTGKNFDKKYIIKDEQKNESAQDTRWLAFNIQRPVFSDRRVREAITLAFDFEWMNKALFYNAWSRTNSYFQNTEYAARNYPDAAELVLLAPMKKDLPPEVFTQIYQPPVSKGDGYDRDNLLKADKLLNDAGWVLKGQQRVNATTGQPLSFELLLPASSNSQWVLPFQHSLQRLGINMDIRKVDNSQITNRMRSRDYDMMPRVWRAMPWPSSDLQISWSSEYINSTYNAPGVQSQVIDSLINQIIAAQGNKEKLLPLGRALDRVLTWNYYMLPMWYMAEDRLAWWDKFSQPAVRPIYSLGIDTWWYDVNKAAKLPSASKQGE; translated from the coding sequence ATGATTGTGCGCATACTGCTGCTGTTTATCACCCTGTTCACCTTCGGTGCGCAGGCGCAAGCTATCAAGGAAAGCTATGCCTTTGCGGTGCTGGGAGAACCCCGGTATGCTTTTAATTTCAACCATTTTGATTATGTGAATCCCGCTGCGCCGAAGGGCGGGCAAATAACGTTATCCTCCATTGGTACCTTCGATAATTTTAACCGCTATGCACTACGCGGAAACCCCGGCGCACGCACCGAGCAACTGTACGACACGCTATTTACCACTTCCGATGACGAACCCGGCAGTTATTATCCGCTGATTGCCGAAAGCGCACGCTATGCTGACGATTATTCCTGGGTAGAAGTCGCTATCAATCCGCGCGCCCGTTTTCATGATGGTTCGCCGATTACCGCACGCGACGTTGAGTTTACTTTTCAAAAATTTATGACTGAGGGCGTGCCGCAGTTTCGCCTGGTATACAAAGGCACAACGGTCAAAGCCATAGCGCCATTAACCGTGCGTATTGAATTAGCCAAACCAGGCAAAGAAGATATGCTGAGTCTATTTTCGCTGCCGGTATTTCCAGAAAAGTACTGGAAGGATCATAAACTTAGCGACCCGCTATCTACACCTCCGCTTGCCAGTGGTCCGTACCGCATTACGTCCTGGAAAATGGGGCAAAATATTGTCTATTCCCGCGTGAAAGATTACTGGGCGGCCGATTTACCAGTAAACCGTGGACGCTGGAATTTCGACACCATTCGCTACGATTATTATCTCGACGATAATGTTGCCTTCGAAGCGTTTAAAGCTGGCGCCTTTGATTTACGCATGGAAAACGACGCCAAAAACTGGGCCACGCGCTATACCGGTAAGAATTTCGATAAAAAATACATTATCAAAGATGAGCAAAAGAACGAATCAGCCCAGGATACGCGCTGGCTGGCGTTTAATATTCAACGACCGGTATTCAGCGATCGCCGAGTCCGGGAAGCCATCACCCTCGCCTTTGACTTTGAATGGATGAATAAGGCGTTGTTTTACAATGCCTGGAGTCGCACGAACAGTTATTTTCAGAATACCGAATACGCGGCCAGAAATTACCCCGACGCCGCTGAGCTGGTGCTTCTGGCGCCAATGAAAAAAGATCTACCGCCAGAAGTGTTCACGCAAATCTACCAGCCACCAGTGTCCAAAGGCGATGGCTACGACCGTGACAACCTGTTAAAAGCCGACAAACTTCTCAACGATGCAGGCTGGGTGCTGAAAGGTCAGCAACGCGTTAATGCCACCACAGGCCAGCCACTCAGCTTTGAATTATTGCTTCCTGCAAGCAGCAATAGTCAGTGGGTATTGCCGTTCCAACATAGCCTGCAACGGCTGGGAATCAACATGGACATTCGCAAGGTGGATAACTCGCAAATCACCAACCGAATGCGCAGCCGCGACTATGACATGATGCCGCGCGTGTGGCGGGCGATGCCGTGGCCCAGTTCCGATTTACAGATTTCCTGGTCATCGGAATATATCAACTCCACTTATAATGCCCCCGGCGTGCAAAGCCAAGTTATCGACTCGCTAATTAACCAAATTATTGCCGCCCAGGGAAATAAAGAAAAATTACTGCCTCTGGGGCGCGCCCTGGATCGCGTATTAACGTGGAATTATTACATGTTGCCGATGTGGTACATGGCGGAAGACCGTCTCGCCTGGTGGGATAAATTCTCCCAGCCGGCCGTGCGCCCCATCTATAGCCTCGGTATCGATACCTGGTGGTATGACGTCAATAAAGCGGCCAAACTGCCGTCCGCCAGCAAACAGGGAGAGTAG
- a CDS encoding ABC transporter permease has product MSRLSPVNQARWARFRHNRRGYWSLWIFLILFGLSLCSELIANDKPLLVRYDGSWYFPLLKNYSESDFGGPLASQADYQDPWLKQRLEDKGWVLWAPIRFGATSINFSTDKPFPSPPSRQNWLGTDANGGDVLARILYGTRISVLFGLMLTLCSSVMGVLAGALQGYYGGKVDLWGQRFIEVWSGMPTLFLIILLSSVVQPNFWWLLAITVLFGWMSLVGVVRAEFLRTRNFDYIRAAQALGVSDRSIILRHMLPNAMVATLTFLPFILCSSITTLTSLDFLGFGLPLGSPSLGELLLQGKNNLQAPWLGITAFLSVAILLSLLIFIGEAVRDAFDPNKAV; this is encoded by the coding sequence ATGTCGCGACTCAGCCCCGTCAATCAGGCCCGTTGGGCGCGTTTTCGTCATAATCGTCGCGGCTACTGGTCGTTATGGATTTTCCTCATCTTGTTTGGTTTGAGTTTGTGTTCTGAACTGATCGCCAACGATAAGCCATTGCTGGTACGTTATGACGGCAGCTGGTATTTCCCGTTGCTGAAAAACTACAGTGAGAGTGATTTTGGCGGCCCGCTGGCAAGCCAGGCTGATTATCAGGACCCGTGGCTGAAACAACGGCTGGAAGATAAAGGCTGGGTACTGTGGGCGCCGATTCGCTTTGGTGCTACCAGTATCAACTTTTCCACCGACAAGCCCTTCCCCTCCCCACCTTCCCGGCAAAACTGGCTGGGAACGGATGCCAACGGCGGCGATGTGCTGGCACGCATTCTGTATGGCACGCGGATCTCGGTTCTGTTTGGTCTGATGTTGACACTCTGCTCCAGCGTGATGGGCGTGCTGGCGGGGGCGCTACAAGGCTATTACGGCGGTAAAGTCGATCTCTGGGGGCAACGCTTTATTGAAGTATGGTCGGGGATGCCGACGCTGTTTTTGATTATTTTACTTTCCAGCGTCGTACAGCCTAACTTCTGGTGGCTGCTGGCAATTACTGTCTTGTTTGGCTGGATGAGTCTGGTCGGCGTGGTGCGGGCGGAGTTTTTACGTACCCGTAATTTCGACTACATCCGCGCGGCGCAGGCGCTTGGTGTCAGCGATCGCAGTATCATCCTGCGTCATATGTTGCCTAATGCCATGGTCGCGACCCTCACCTTTTTACCGTTTATTTTATGTAGTTCGATAACCACCCTGACCTCGCTCGATTTCCTCGGCTTCGGTCTGCCGCTCGGTTCACCATCACTCGGCGAACTGCTGCTACAAGGGAAAAATAACCTTCAGGCTCCGTGGCTTGGGATCACTGCCTTCTTGTCGGTGGCGATATTGTTGTCTTTGCTGATCTTTATTGGTGAAGCCGTCCGCGACGCATTTGATCCTAATAAGGCGGTGTAA
- a CDS encoding microcin C ABC transporter permease YejB — MGAYLIRRLLLVIPTLWAIITINFFIVQIAPGGPVDQAIAAIEFGNAGVLPGAGGEGVRASHAQTGVGNISDSNYRGGRGLDPEVIAEITHRYGFDKPIHERYFKMLWDYIRFDFGDSLFRSASVLTLIKDSLPVSITLGLWSTLIIYLVSIPLGIRKAVYNGSRFDVWSSAFIIIGYAIPAFLFAILLIVFFAGGSYFDLFPLRGLVSANFDSLPWYQKITDYLWHITLPVLATVIGGFAALTMLTKNSFLDEVRKQYVVTARAKGVSEKNILWKHVFRNAMLLVIAGFPATFISMFFTGSLLIEVMFSLNGLGLLGYEATVSRDYPVMFGTLYIFTLIGLLLNIVSDISYTLVDPRIDFEGR, encoded by the coding sequence ATGGGCGCTTACCTGATTCGCCGTCTGTTGCTGGTGATCCCAACATTATGGGCGATTATCACCATCAACTTTTTCATCGTGCAAATTGCACCTGGCGGCCCCGTCGACCAGGCCATCGCCGCCATTGAGTTTGGTAATGCCGGAGTATTACCCGGCGCAGGCGGCGAAGGCGTTCGTGCCAGCCATGCGCAAACGGGCGTCGGCAATATCAGCGACAGTAATTACCGTGGCGGACGCGGGTTAGATCCAGAAGTGATCGCTGAGATCACCCATCGCTACGGTTTCGATAAGCCGATCCACGAACGTTACTTCAAAATGCTTTGGGACTACATTCGCTTTGATTTTGGCGACAGCCTGTTTCGCAGCGCTTCGGTGCTGACGCTGATTAAAGACAGTCTGCCTGTTTCCATCACCCTCGGATTGTGGAGCACGCTGATTATCTATCTGGTGTCGATTCCGCTGGGTATTCGCAAAGCCGTTTATAACGGCAGCCGCTTTGACGTCTGGAGTAGCGCATTTATCATCATCGGCTACGCCATTCCAGCCTTTTTGTTCGCCATCCTGCTGATTGTCTTCTTCGCGGGCGGCAGCTATTTCGACCTGTTCCCTCTACGCGGCCTGGTTTCCGCTAACTTTGATTCGCTGCCGTGGTATCAGAAAATCACCGATTATCTGTGGCATATCACGCTACCCGTGCTGGCGACGGTAATTGGCGGCTTTGCGGCACTCACGATGCTGACCAAAAACTCATTCCTTGATGAAGTGCGTAAGCAATACGTAGTGACCGCGCGTGCGAAAGGGGTAAGTGAGAAAAATATTCTCTGGAAACATGTGTTCCGCAACGCCATGCTGCTGGTGATTGCCGGTTTTCCGGCAACGTTTATCAGCATGTTTTTCACCGGCTCGCTGCTGATTGAGGTGATGTTTTCGCTCAATGGCCTCGGTTTACTGGGCTACGAAGCGACCGTCTCGCGCGATTATCCGGTGATGTTTGGCACCCTGTACATTTTCACCCTGATTGGCCTGCTGCTGAATATTGTCAGTGATATCAGCTATACGCTGGTCGATCCTCGTATTGATTTTGAGGGACGCTAA
- a CDS encoding YejG family protein yields MTSLQLSIVHRLPQNYRWSAGFAGSKVEPIPQNGQCGDNSLVALKLLSPDGDNAWSVMYKLSQALSDIEVPCSVLECEGEPCLFVNRQDEFAATCRLKNFGVAIAEPFSNYNPF; encoded by the coding sequence GTGACTTCATTACAACTCTCAATCGTCCATCGACTGCCGCAGAACTATCGTTGGTCTGCTGGTTTCGCAGGTTCGAAAGTTGAACCGATTCCGCAAAATGGACAGTGCGGCGACAATAGCCTGGTGGCGCTTAAATTACTTAGCCCGGATGGCGATAACGCATGGTCGGTGATGTACAAACTAAGTCAGGCATTAAGCGATATTGAAGTTCCGTGCTCTGTTCTCGAGTGCGAAGGTGAGCCATGTCTGTTTGTGAATCGTCAGGACGAGTTTGCGGCGACGTGCCGACTGAAAAATTTTGGTGTGGCCATTGCCGAACCTTTCTCAAACTACAATCCATTTTAA
- the yeiR gene encoding zinc-binding GTPase YeiR — protein sequence MTRTNLITGFLGSGKTTSILHLLAHKDPHEKWAVLVNEFGEVGIDGALLADSGALLKEIPGGCMCCVNGLPMQVGLNTLLRQGKPDRLLIEPTGLGHPKQILDLLTAPVYEPWIDLRATLCILDPRLLLDEKSVSNENFRDQLAAADIIVANKSDRATPESEQALQRWWQQNGGERQLIHSDHGQIEGHLLDLPRRNLTELPASAAHSHQHNEKKGLAALSLPEHQRWRRSLNSGQGHQACGWIFDADTVFDTIGILEWARLAPVGRVKGVMRIPEGLVRINRQGDDLHIETQNVAPPDSRIELISSNETDWNTLQSALLKLRLATNA from the coding sequence GTGACCAGGACCAACCTCATCACCGGTTTTCTCGGCAGCGGGAAAACAACCTCTATTCTTCATCTGCTAGCCCACAAAGATCCCCACGAAAAATGGGCGGTTCTGGTTAATGAATTTGGGGAAGTCGGAATTGATGGTGCTTTGCTCGCCGATAGCGGCGCATTGCTTAAAGAGATCCCCGGCGGCTGCATGTGCTGCGTTAATGGTTTACCCATGCAGGTAGGGTTGAATACCTTACTGCGCCAGGGGAAACCAGACCGCTTGCTGATAGAGCCGACCGGACTGGGTCATCCGAAACAGATCCTCGATCTGTTAACCGCGCCGGTCTATGAACCGTGGATCGATCTGCGCGCCACGTTGTGCATTCTCGATCCGCGCCTGCTGCTGGACGAAAAAAGCGTCAGCAATGAAAACTTCCGTGATCAACTGGCAGCCGCAGACATCATTGTCGCCAATAAATCCGACCGTGCTACGCCAGAAAGCGAGCAAGCGTTACAGCGCTGGTGGCAACAAAACGGTGGCGAACGGCAATTAATTCACAGCGATCATGGGCAAATTGAAGGTCATCTTCTGGATTTACCTCGTCGAAATTTAACTGAGTTGCCCGCCAGCGCTGCCCATTCGCATCAACATAACGAGAAAAAAGGATTAGCGGCATTAAGCCTGCCAGAGCATCAACGCTGGCGTCGCAGTCTGAATAGCGGACAAGGACACCAGGCCTGCGGTTGGATATTCGACGCTGATACCGTGTTCGACACCATTGGCATTCTGGAATGGGCGCGACTTGCGCCGGTCGGACGCGTAAAAGGCGTGATGCGGATACCAGAAGGTCTTGTGCGCATCAACCGTCAGGGCGATGACCTGCACATTGAAACGCAAAACGTTGCACCACCAGATAGCCGCATTGAGCTGATTTCCAGCAACGAAACTGACTGGAACACCTTACAGAGCGCGCTGTTGAAGCTTCGTTTAGCGACCAACGCGTAA
- the lpxT gene encoding Kdo(2)-lipid A phosphotransferase, translating into MIKNLPQIVLLNIVGLALFLSWYIPVNHGFWLPIDANIFYFFNQKLVESKTFLWLVALTNNRAFDGCSLLAMGILMLSFWLKENAPGRRRIVIIGLVMLLTAVVLNQLGQAFIPVKRASPTLTFTDINRVSELLSVPTKDASRDSFPGDHGMMLLIFSAFMWRYFGKVAGVIALIIFVVFAFPRVMIGAHWFTDIIVGSMTVILIGLPWWLMTPLSDQLIAFFDKSLPGKNKHS; encoded by the coding sequence ATGATTAAAAATTTGCCGCAAATAGTGCTGTTAAATATTGTCGGCCTCGCGCTGTTTCTTTCTTGGTACATTCCCGTCAATCATGGATTCTGGTTGCCGATTGACGCGAATATTTTTTATTTTTTTAATCAGAAACTGGTCGAAAGCAAGACTTTTTTATGGCTGGTAGCGTTGACTAATAATCGCGCCTTCGACGGTTGTTCACTGCTGGCGATGGGAATACTGATGCTGAGTTTCTGGCTGAAAGAAAACGCACCCGGCAGACGGCGTATTGTGATTATTGGCCTGGTCATGCTGTTAACCGCAGTGGTATTAAACCAATTGGGCCAGGCATTTATTCCGGTAAAACGGGCCAGTCCGACATTGACCTTCACAGATATTAACCGCGTCAGCGAACTGCTATCTGTTCCAACGAAAGATGCCTCACGAGATAGTTTTCCCGGCGATCATGGCATGATGCTGCTTATTTTTTCCGCTTTTATGTGGCGATATTTCGGAAAAGTCGCAGGAGTAATCGCCCTTATTATATTTGTGGTTTTTGCATTTCCCAGAGTGATGATTGGCGCACATTGGTTTACCGATATCATTGTCGGTTCCATGACGGTGATATTGATTGGCTTGCCCTGGTGGCTAATGACACCTTTAAGTGATCAATTAATCGCCTTTTTTGACAAATCACTGCCTGGAAAAAATAAACATTCATAA